A single window of Paenibacillus sp. SYP-B4298 DNA harbors:
- the cysE gene encoding serine O-acetyltransferase encodes MFRHFKSDIQAVFENDPAARSKFEVIFTYSGLHAIWWHRIAHFLYRKRWYTLARVISQASRFFTGIEIHPGAVIGERLFIDHGMGVVIGETCVIGDDVVIYQGVTLGGTGKEKGKRHPTIGNGVVVGSGAKVLGSFTVGEGSSIGANSVVVREVPPGSTVVGIPGKIVRSNGKRVSDRLDHSQLPDPVIETCRRLQQELDELREQMDNMKKEARLPVGSGGE; translated from the coding sequence ATGTTCAGGCATTTCAAATCGGATATTCAGGCGGTATTCGAGAATGATCCTGCAGCGCGTAGCAAATTTGAGGTGATCTTCACCTACTCTGGCCTGCATGCGATATGGTGGCATCGAATCGCTCATTTCCTCTATCGGAAACGGTGGTATACGCTGGCACGGGTCATCTCGCAGGCGAGCCGATTTTTCACGGGTATCGAGATTCATCCTGGCGCTGTCATCGGAGAGCGGCTGTTTATTGACCACGGGATGGGAGTTGTCATCGGAGAAACCTGTGTGATAGGTGATGATGTGGTCATCTACCAGGGTGTAACGCTCGGAGGAACAGGCAAGGAGAAGGGCAAGCGGCATCCCACCATTGGCAACGGGGTTGTGGTAGGGTCGGGTGCGAAGGTGCTGGGAAGCTTCACGGTAGGAGAAGGGTCCAGCATCGGAGCCAACTCGGTGGTCGTGCGCGAGGTTCCGCCTGGCAGCACGGTCGTTGGCATTCCAGGCAAAATCGTGCGCAGCAACGGCAAGCGCGTCAGTGATCGCCTGGATCATAGCCAGCTTCCTGACCCAGTCATTGAGACGTGCCGCAGGCTGCAGCAGGAGCTGGATGAGCTGCGGGAGCAGATGGATAACATGAAGAAAGAAGCGAGACTGCCGGTGGGCAGCGGAGGAGAGTGA
- the cysS gene encoding cysteine--tRNA ligase has product MTVLIYNSLTREKEEFVPQSPGKVKMYVCGPTVYDYIHIGNARPVIFFDTVRRYLEHRGYDVNYVMNFTDVDDKLIRKAEQTGQTVPEVAETFIAAFNEDIEALGVRKATSNPRVTEHIAEIIGFIAALVDKGAAYESEGDVYFRTSSFEEYGKLSHQNLEELQMGIRIEIGERKENAQDFVLWKGAKPGEINWDSPWGAGRPGWHIECSAMAREYLGDTLDIHGGGADLQFPHHECEVAQSESCTGQPLANYWMHNGYIHIDNKKMSKSLGNGVTVRVLLERAKPQAIRYFMLATHYRSPLNFNESTMEQAQSSVERISNCEANLEHRLAALPSIGQPEQPTELAAEVLKRLEGIEAGFHSKMSDDFNTPDAITAVFELVNEANQYLQQEVAEAVVLEALLAMLRRFDEVLGLLPQKQAEHGLLDEEVDLLIAERNTARQEKNWARADEIRDLLAGQGIVLEDTPQGIRWRRK; this is encoded by the coding sequence ATGACTGTGCTGATCTATAATTCATTGACCCGCGAGAAGGAGGAATTCGTGCCGCAATCGCCGGGCAAGGTGAAAATGTATGTGTGCGGGCCGACTGTCTACGATTATATCCATATCGGCAATGCTCGTCCGGTAATCTTCTTTGATACGGTGCGTCGCTATCTAGAGCATAGAGGCTATGATGTCAACTATGTCATGAATTTTACGGATGTGGACGACAAGCTGATTCGCAAGGCAGAGCAGACGGGGCAGACGGTGCCCGAGGTGGCGGAGACATTCATTGCGGCGTTCAATGAGGATATTGAAGCGCTCGGTGTGCGCAAGGCGACGAGCAACCCGCGTGTGACGGAGCATATTGCGGAAATTATCGGCTTCATTGCGGCGCTGGTGGATAAGGGAGCCGCTTATGAGAGTGAAGGCGATGTGTACTTTAGAACCTCCAGCTTCGAGGAGTATGGCAAGCTGTCGCATCAGAATCTGGAGGAGCTGCAGATGGGCATCCGGATCGAGATCGGCGAGCGGAAGGAGAATGCCCAGGATTTTGTGCTATGGAAGGGAGCCAAGCCGGGTGAGATCAACTGGGATAGCCCGTGGGGAGCTGGACGTCCGGGCTGGCACATCGAGTGCTCCGCTATGGCGCGAGAATATTTGGGGGACACGCTGGATATTCATGGCGGCGGTGCAGATCTTCAGTTTCCGCATCATGAATGCGAGGTCGCTCAGTCGGAATCCTGCACAGGGCAGCCACTTGCCAACTACTGGATGCATAACGGCTATATCCATATCGACAATAAGAAAATGTCCAAGTCGCTCGGCAATGGGGTTACCGTTCGCGTGCTCTTGGAACGCGCCAAGCCACAAGCGATTCGTTACTTCATGCTGGCTACGCATTATCGGAGCCCGCTGAATTTCAACGAATCGACGATGGAGCAGGCTCAGAGCAGCGTTGAGCGGATCAGCAATTGCGAAGCAAATCTGGAGCATCGGCTGGCAGCGCTGCCTTCTATAGGACAGCCGGAGCAGCCGACGGAGCTCGCCGCTGAGGTGTTGAAGCGGCTGGAGGGGATCGAGGCCGGATTCCATAGCAAGATGAGCGATGACTTCAATACGCCAGATGCGATTACGGCTGTGTTCGAGCTGGTGAATGAGGCGAACCAGTATCTGCAGCAAGAGGTTGCTGAAGCTGTAGTGCTGGAGGCCTTGCTGGCTATGCTGCGTCGCTTCGACGAGGTGCTGGGTCTCCTGCCGCAGAAGCAAGCGGAGCATGGGCTGCTCGACGAGGAGGTTGATCTGCTGATTGCGGAGCGCAACACAGCTCGGCAGGAGAAGAACTGGGCGCGTGCAGACGAGATTCGCGACCTGCTGGCGGGGCAGGGCATCGTGTTGGAGGATACGCCGCAAGGCATCCGCTGGCGGCGCAAATGA
- a CDS encoding Mini-ribonuclease 3 — translation MESGVENGLWFHPPAKEPQQMSPVVLAYIGDAVFELLVRQYLLAQPNHRLHHLHKEATSMVSAKAQCALLHRLMPLLTDEEADVVRRGRNAKSGNPPKNADPQEYRHATALECLFGYLYYHKRSARIQELLEIAIQRTSAAAGEEEETT, via the coding sequence ATGGAGAGCGGCGTGGAGAACGGGCTGTGGTTCCATCCCCCAGCAAAGGAACCGCAGCAGATGAGTCCGGTCGTGCTGGCCTACATCGGGGATGCCGTATTTGAACTGCTGGTACGCCAGTATTTGCTCGCGCAGCCCAATCATCGTCTGCATCATCTTCATAAGGAAGCGACCTCGATGGTGTCGGCGAAGGCGCAATGTGCGCTGCTGCATCGGCTGATGCCGCTGCTTACGGACGAGGAGGCGGATGTCGTCAGGCGGGGACGCAATGCCAAGTCGGGCAACCCGCCCAAAAATGCAGACCCGCAGGAATATCGCCATGCAACCGCGCTGGAGTGCTTGTTCGGTTACTTGTATTACCATAAGCGCAGCGCCCGGATACAGGAGCTGTTAGAGATTGCTATTCAGAGAACTTCAGCCGCGGCAGGCGAAGAGGAGGAGACAACATGA